CCCGGGCGAAAATCCGGCAATGGTTCAAAAAGGAGCGCCGCGAGGAATACATCCAGCGCGGGCGCGAGGCGATCGAGCGGGAGCTGAAACGGCTCGGGCTCGACCCCGCTGCGTTTATGGGCGAGGAGCAATTGTTGGAGGCTGCGCGCAAATACAGTTTCAACGACGTCGGCGACATGCTGGTCGCTGTCGGTTACGGCGGCGTGACGGCCGCCCAGATCGTCGGCCGGCTGACGGAAAAGTATCGGCGGGAAAAAGAGGCCAAAGCCGCCGAGGAGGCGCTGCCGGCGGAGACGCCCGCCGAGCCGGCGCGCGAGGCCGACAAGGTGAAAGCCGCCCGGCCGACGCACGGCGTTGTGGTCAAGGGAGCGGACAACGTCTGGGTTCGGTTTGCGCGGTGTTGCAATCCGATTCCCGGCGACCCGATCGTCGGTTATGTGACGCGCGGCCGCGGTGTATCCGTCCATCGGTCGGATTGCTCGAATTTGCCCGGCGACGACGAGGCGGACCGGATGATCGAGGTGTACTGGCAGGAGTCGGCCGACGCCAATTATCAGGTGGAAATCGAAGTCGCCGGATTCGACCGGCGCGGCTTGCTGAACGAGGTGCTGCAGGCGGTATCTGAAAGCAAGACGATGATATCCGCTGTTTCCGGGCGTTCGGACCGCAACAAGCTGATGCAGATTCATATGACGATTCAGATCAAAAATCAAGACCATTTGCAGTCGGTCGTCGATAAAATCAAGCGCGTGCGCGACGTTTATTCGGTGCAGCGCATCATGCAAGCGTAAGAAGGCGGGGCCATTTTCTTTGCGGGCGGTCGTACAACGCGTCAAACGAGCGAAAGTGACGGTCGAGGGCCGGACGGTCGGCGAAATCGGCGCGGGGCTTCTCGTGTTGCTCGGCATAACCCACTGCGACGATGAAAAAGACGCGCGGTATATGGCCGACAAGATCGCTGGCCTGCGCGTGTTCGAGGACGACGACGGCAAAATGAATCTGTCGGTGGAAGACGTCGGCGGCTCGATTTTGTCGGTTTCCCAATTTACGCTGTACGGGGATTGCCGGAAAGGCAGGCGTCCGAGTTTTTCGGAAGCCGCCCGGCCGGAACAGGCGGCGCCGCTCTACGAGGCGTTCAACGCCTGTTTACGGCAGCGCGGGCTGCACGTGGAAACCGGCGTGTTCGGCGCGATGATGGACGTCGAACTGGTGAACTGGGGACCGGTGACGCTGTTGGTCGATAGCCGCGTCGTATAGTCGGTCGGCCGGACGGCGCATGCTAACGACAAAAAAGGAGCTGTTGTCCGGCATGCACCGTTCCGGCAAAGAAGAGGCGATGCGGCGCGGAGGAGCCGTGCACGGCGCTTTTTCCGCACGCGAGGCCGTCAAGACCGAGGCCGAACGCGGCGTTCCGACGGAAGGCCGCGCTGTCCCGGGGGTACAGGTTCCGCCCCATATTCGCTGAAAGGGGGCGTTTTCCGGATGAAAGTCGGCGTCGAGCTGCGCGGATTCGACGATTTCCGGCTCGATCTGTTTCATCTGTGCCGTCTGTTCGCGGAAGACGCCGAGACGGTGTGGGACGGCGCCGGAGCGGACTGCGACTGGCGTCTTGTGCTGGAGCTCCGGGAACAAGGCGATCTGGTACGGGTATCGGGCGAACTCGTTCATTTGGAAAGCGGAAGCGTCCGGCGTCGGTCTTCCGAGCGCCAGCTGCCCCCTGTCGAGGGAGAAAGAAGGCGCCGCGCGCGCAAGCTGGCCGTGCTCGCATTGGCGCTCCAACTGTGGGAAGATGCGACGGGTGTGTTGCAGCCTTGGGGCATGTTGACCGGGATTCGCCCGACGAAATTGATGCACCGGCTGTTGCGCGAGCATCCGCCGGAGGAAAGCGTCAGGCAGTTTTGCGAGCTGTATTTGGCATCGGAGGAGAAGGCTCGCCTGCTCGTCGACATTGCGCAGCGGCAGCTTGCCGTCGTGCCGGATCTGTTCCGGCTCGAGGGCGAGGTGAGTGTTTATATCGGCATTCCATTTTGTCCGACGCATTGCGCTTACTGCACGTTTCCGGCCTATGACATCCGCGGTTCGGCGGCCGTCGACGGTTTTGTGGAGGCGCTTGCGGACGAGATCGCGCAGATCGGCAGTTGGCTGACGTCGGCCGGCCTCGCGGTGACGACGGTCTATTGGGGCGGCGGGACGCCGACGAGTTTGTCGGCCGGTCAGCTCGACCGGCTGTTAAGCCGAATGTACGAGACGTTTCCGGGCATGAACCGGGTGCGCGAGCTGACGGTCGAGGCCGGTCGACCGGATACGCTGTCGGAGGAAAAACTGCGGGTTCTTTTGGAATGGCGGGTCGGCCGTATCAGCATCAATCCGCAAAGTTTTCGTCAGGAAACGTTGGACGTCATCGGGCGTCGCCATACGGTGGAGGAGACGGTCGAAAAATTCGAGCTGGCGCGGCGGATGGGGTTCGACAACATCAACATGGACCTGATCGTCGGCTTGCCGGACGAGGATGTCGAGACGTTCCGCCGGTCGCTGGAGAAGGTGGCGGAGCTTCGACCGGATTCGCTGACGGTGCATGCGCTGTCGTTTAAGCGGGCTGCGGAGATGACGAAGAATCGCGAAGCGTACCGCACCGCCCGCCGCGACGAGGCTGCCGCGATGATGGACGTCGCCTACGGATTTGCGGAGTCGGAAGGGTACCGACCGTATTATTTGTATCGTCAAAAAAACATATTGGGCAACCAGGAGAACGTCGGATTTGCACTTTCTGGAAAGGAAGGCATCTATAACATCGTGATGATGGAAGATTGCCAGACGATCGTCGGTCTCGGCTGCGGTGCGGTGAGCAAGTTCGTGTATGCGGCGGACGGCGATAGCGGTGAGCCTGTCATTGAACGCTTCGCCAACCCGAAAGAGCCGAACGCCTACCTTCGGACTTATCGCGACGCTGTCCGCAAAAAAATCGAGCGGTTGGAGCGTCGATTTGTAAAGATTTTGTAATCTCGCTTTTACTGTTTTTTAACGTTCCGCCGATACAATGAGAATCGACCCCCTTTTTGATATAAATTTTTTGGACGGCCCCGGGGAACGTGCCCGCGGGTCCTTTTGTTTTTGAGGGGAATCGGGTATGCTTATGAAGAAGGAGGTCGTTTTCATGGAAGATTTGGTTCAGTACATCAAGTCGAGCGTCAAGAAAACGCCGGTCAAGGTGTACGTGAAAGGCCGGCTGGCCGGCGTCGATTTCGGACCGGGCGTGCGTGCGTTCGTGTCCGGCGACGTCGGCGTGCTGTTCGGCGAGTGGAAAGACGTGGAGCCTGTACTTGAAGCCTATCGCGACCGGATCGACGATTTCGTGGTGGAAAACGACCGTCGCCATTCGGCGATTCCGCTGCTTGACCTCAAGAGTCTGAACGCGCGCGTCGAGCCGGGCGCGATTATCCGCGAGCGCGTACATATCGGCGACAACGCCGTCATCATGATGGGCGCGATCATCAACATCGGCGCGTCGATCGGCGACGGCACGATGATCGACATGAACGCGACGATCGGCGGCCGCGCACAGATCGGCAAGATGTGCCATATCGGCGCGGGCGCGGTGGTAGCGGGGGTGATCGAACCGCCGTCGGCGAAGCCGGTCGTCATCGAGGACAACGTCCTGGTCGGCGCGAATGCGGTCATTCTTGAAGGGGTGCGCGTCGGAGAAGGCGCGGTCGTGGCGGCCGGCGCGGTGGTGACCGAGGACGTGCCGCCGCGGACGGTGGTGGCCGGCGTGCCGGCGCGCGTGATCAAGACGGTCGACGACCGGACGAGGTCGAAGACCGAAATTTTGAAAGATTTGCGGGTGTTGTGACATGCCGAGCCGGTTCGTCGCGCTTCGCCGCGAGTTGCACCGCATTCCGGAGCCGGGGTTCGGCGAGTTCAAGACGCAGCGGTTTTTGCTCGATTATTTGGCGACGCTGGACGGATCGAGGTTGGAAGTGCGCACGTGGAAGACGGGAGTCATCGTGCGCGTCAAGGGGACGAGTCCGAAGAGGCGTTTCGGCTACCGGGCGGACATGGACGGTTTGCCGATCGAGGAGGAGACGTCGTATCCGTTCCGATCGGTGCATCCGGGTTATATGCACGCCTGCGGCCACGACGTGCATATGGCGATCGCGCTGGGGGTCGTGACGCGGTTTGTTGAACGGCCGATCGCCGACGACGTCGTGGTGTTGTTTCAACCGGCCGAGGAAGGGCCGGGGGGAGCTGAGCCGATGCTGAACAGCGACGAACTGCGCGACTGGATGCCGGATTATATATTTGCGCTGCATATCGCGCCGGAGTATCCGGTGGGGACGGT
This DNA window, taken from Candidatus Reconcilbacillus cellulovorans, encodes the following:
- a CDS encoding D-tyrosyl-tRNA(Tyr) deacylase, with the translated sequence MRAVVQRVKRAKVTVEGRTVGEIGAGLLVLLGITHCDDEKDARYMADKIAGLRVFEDDDGKMNLSVEDVGGSILSVSQFTLYGDCRKGRRPSFSEAARPEQAAPLYEAFNACLRQRGLHVETGVFGAMMDVELVNWGPVTLLVDSRVV
- a CDS encoding coproporphyrinogen dehydrogenase HemZ — its product is MKVGVELRGFDDFRLDLFHLCRLFAEDAETVWDGAGADCDWRLVLELREQGDLVRVSGELVHLESGSVRRRSSERQLPPVEGERRRRARKLAVLALALQLWEDATGVLQPWGMLTGIRPTKLMHRLLREHPPEESVRQFCELYLASEEKARLLVDIAQRQLAVVPDLFRLEGEVSVYIGIPFCPTHCAYCTFPAYDIRGSAAVDGFVEALADEIAQIGSWLTSAGLAVTTVYWGGGTPTSLSAGQLDRLLSRMYETFPGMNRVRELTVEAGRPDTLSEEKLRVLLEWRVGRISINPQSFRQETLDVIGRRHTVEETVEKFELARRMGFDNINMDLIVGLPDEDVETFRRSLEKVAELRPDSLTVHALSFKRAAEMTKNREAYRTARRDEAAAMMDVAYGFAESEGYRPYYLYRQKNILGNQENVGFALSGKEGIYNIVMMEDCQTIVGLGCGAVSKFVYAADGDSGEPVIERFANPKEPNAYLRTYRDAVRKKIERLERRFVKIL
- a CDS encoding 2,3,4,5-tetrahydropyridine-2,6-dicarboxylate N-acetyltransferase, translated to MKKEVVFMEDLVQYIKSSVKKTPVKVYVKGRLAGVDFGPGVRAFVSGDVGVLFGEWKDVEPVLEAYRDRIDDFVVENDRRHSAIPLLDLKSLNARVEPGAIIRERVHIGDNAVIMMGAIINIGASIGDGTMIDMNATIGGRAQIGKMCHIGAGAVVAGVIEPPSAKPVVIEDNVLVGANAVILEGVRVGEGAVVAAGAVVTEDVPPRTVVAGVPARVIKTVDDRTRSKTEILKDLRVL